In Acidobacteriota bacterium, a genomic segment contains:
- a CDS encoding histone deacetylase, translating into MPIDLITTPRFAGHVTPPGHPERVERAAVFDAVAARWGSRGVRLIAPREASREELVRVHDGGYVDTMAAMAGRTVALDPDTFTSPETVDLARLAAGAACQAVDEAIERQRPSAALVRPPGHHAEPAAAMGFCLFNNAAVAAAHARARGVGRVAVVDFDVHHGNGTEAMFEADPDVLYVSLHQYPFYPGTGAPADVGRGPGLGRTANLALEAGATDADYDLAFRECVVPLLECFAPGLVVLSAGYDAHYRDPLGGMRLTAEGFGVMTAHVWAVASALAGGRLVLVTEGGYDLHALAASLEASLDALDTPAAAPSPVAGDTVRARAAVAAARRALAPYWPAL; encoded by the coding sequence ATGCCGATTGATCTCATCACGACGCCGCGGTTCGCCGGACACGTCACGCCGCCGGGACACCCCGAGCGGGTCGAGCGCGCGGCCGTCTTCGACGCCGTGGCGGCACGCTGGGGGAGCCGTGGCGTTCGACTGATCGCGCCGCGCGAGGCCTCGCGCGAGGAGCTGGTGCGCGTGCACGACGGCGGGTACGTCGACACGATGGCGGCCATGGCCGGCCGGACCGTCGCGCTCGACCCCGACACGTTCACCTCGCCGGAGACCGTCGACCTCGCCAGGCTCGCGGCCGGGGCCGCGTGCCAGGCGGTCGACGAGGCCATCGAGCGCCAACGGCCGTCCGCGGCCCTCGTCCGACCGCCCGGGCACCATGCCGAGCCGGCGGCGGCGATGGGCTTCTGCCTGTTCAACAACGCCGCCGTGGCCGCGGCGCACGCCCGTGCCCGCGGCGTCGGCCGCGTGGCGGTCGTCGACTTCGACGTGCACCACGGCAACGGGACCGAGGCGATGTTCGAGGCCGATCCCGACGTGCTCTACGTCTCGCTGCACCAGTACCCGTTCTATCCCGGCACCGGGGCGCCGGCCGACGTCGGCCGGGGACCTGGCCTCGGACGAACCGCCAACCTCGCCCTGGAAGCCGGAGCGACCGACGCCGACTACGACCTGGCCTTCCGTGAGTGCGTCGTACCCCTGCTGGAGTGCTTCGCCCCGGGTCTCGTGGTGCTCTCAGCCGGCTACGATGCCCATTATCGGGACCCGCTGGGAGGGATGCGCCTGACCGCCGAGGGTTTCGGCGTCATGACCGCCCACGTCTGGGCGGTCGCGTCGGCGCTGGCCGGGGGGCGGCTCGTGCTCGTCACGGAGGGCGGGTACGACCTGCACGCGCTCGCGGCGAGCCTCGAGGCGAGCCTCGACGCGCTCGACACGCCGGCGGCCGCGCCGTCGCCCGTGGCCGGCGACACGGTGCGCGCGCGCGCGGCGGTCGCGGCGGCCCGCCGGGCGCTGGCGCCGTACTGGCCTGCGCTATAA
- the leuS gene encoding leucine--tRNA ligase, translating into MADYTPQIIEKKWQQRWTDSGAFEVSEDPSRPKFYCLEMFAYPSGHAHVGHVRNYMIGDVVARLKRMQGFNVLHPFGWDAFGLPAENAAIKHGLHPERWTLDNIAHMKGQLQRLGISYAWGREIATCLPEYYHWNQWLFLRMFERGLAYRRRSSVNWCGSCQTVLANEQVVDGGCWRCGTPVVQRELEQWFFRITEYVDELLAAIDGLEDWPEKVLTMQRNWIGRSEGARVGFPLVGRDGAAGRPIEVFTTRIDTIYGATFVLLAPEHPLVEQVLADADHPAAFDTDLKKFRAQDRVARMSGEVEKEGFFTGRFALNPFTGVAVPIWVANFVLGEYGTGAVMAVPAHDQRDFEFARKYDLPIVVVVQPDGDGLDPATMAGAYDGPGTMVQSGPFDGLPSGEAWERMAVHAEAGGLGRRTVQYRLKDWGISRQRYWGTPIPMIHCDACGVVPVPDADLPVVLPMVTEFTGRGDSPLAQMADFVDTACPACGAPARRETDTMDTFVDSSWYFYRFCDPTNGSAPFDAAKVAYWAPVDFYSGGVEHAILHLIYSRFFARVFRDLGLVSHDEPFARLLTQGMVLRNGAVMSKSKGNVVDPDEMIAKFGADALRTYVMFVAPPEKEVEWTDAGLEGSYRFLARVWRLVEPLCETLTAGQRPAWEALALDAHDRALRRKTHDTVRRMSADLYPRVHLNTAVSALMELVNELYLYCDRAGCLRAGRRAEADEPPLTIERTETRAVVGEAVSALVRMLAPFAPHMAEELWERLGHDAGVTSAGWPTFDEAVARAEEVEMAVQVNGKVRARLTVDADAPDAEIEAAALAHPSIQAHTAGKTLVRTVVVRGRLVGIVVR; encoded by the coding sequence GTGGCCGATTACACTCCCCAGATCATCGAGAAGAAGTGGCAGCAGCGCTGGACCGATTCCGGCGCGTTCGAGGTGTCCGAGGACCCGTCGCGACCGAAGTTCTACTGCCTCGAGATGTTCGCCTATCCCTCGGGGCACGCGCACGTCGGGCACGTGCGCAACTACATGATCGGCGACGTCGTGGCCCGCCTGAAGCGGATGCAGGGGTTCAACGTCCTGCACCCGTTCGGCTGGGATGCCTTCGGGCTGCCGGCCGAGAACGCCGCGATCAAGCACGGCCTGCACCCGGAGCGGTGGACGCTCGACAACATCGCCCACATGAAGGGGCAGCTCCAGCGCCTGGGCATCAGCTACGCCTGGGGCCGCGAGATTGCGACCTGCCTGCCGGAGTACTACCACTGGAACCAGTGGCTGTTCCTCCGGATGTTCGAGCGCGGCCTGGCGTACCGGCGTCGATCCTCGGTCAACTGGTGCGGCAGCTGCCAGACCGTGCTGGCCAACGAGCAGGTGGTCGATGGCGGCTGCTGGCGCTGCGGCACCCCGGTCGTGCAGCGCGAGCTCGAACAGTGGTTCTTCCGCATCACGGAGTACGTCGACGAGCTGCTCGCCGCCATCGACGGCCTCGAGGACTGGCCAGAGAAGGTCCTGACGATGCAGCGGAACTGGATCGGCCGCTCCGAGGGCGCGAGGGTCGGGTTCCCGCTGGTGGGCCGCGACGGCGCCGCCGGCCGGCCGATCGAGGTCTTCACGACGCGCATCGACACGATCTACGGCGCGACGTTCGTCCTGCTCGCGCCGGAGCACCCGCTGGTCGAGCAGGTCCTGGCGGATGCCGATCACCCCGCAGCGTTCGACACCGACCTCAAGAAGTTCCGCGCTCAGGACCGCGTGGCGCGGATGTCGGGCGAGGTCGAGAAGGAGGGGTTCTTCACCGGGCGCTTCGCGTTGAACCCGTTCACGGGCGTGGCCGTGCCCATCTGGGTGGCCAACTTCGTGCTCGGCGAGTACGGCACGGGGGCCGTGATGGCGGTGCCCGCGCACGACCAGCGCGACTTCGAGTTCGCCCGCAAGTACGACCTGCCGATCGTCGTCGTCGTGCAGCCGGATGGCGACGGACTCGACCCCGCGACGATGGCCGGAGCGTACGACGGCCCGGGCACCATGGTGCAGTCGGGGCCGTTCGACGGTCTGCCGTCGGGCGAGGCCTGGGAGCGGATGGCCGTGCACGCCGAAGCTGGCGGCCTCGGTCGCCGCACGGTGCAGTACCGGCTCAAGGACTGGGGCATTTCGCGCCAGCGGTACTGGGGCACGCCAATCCCGATGATTCACTGCGACGCTTGCGGCGTCGTGCCCGTGCCCGACGCCGACCTGCCCGTGGTCCTGCCGATGGTGACGGAGTTCACCGGGCGCGGCGACTCGCCGCTGGCGCAGATGGCCGACTTCGTCGACACGGCGTGTCCCGCGTGCGGCGCTCCGGCCCGCCGCGAGACCGACACGATGGACACGTTCGTCGACTCCTCGTGGTACTTCTATCGCTTCTGCGATCCCACGAACGGCTCGGCGCCGTTCGACGCGGCGAAGGTCGCCTACTGGGCGCCGGTCGACTTCTACAGCGGCGGCGTCGAGCACGCCATCCTGCATCTCATCTACTCGCGCTTCTTCGCGCGGGTCTTCCGCGATCTCGGGCTCGTGTCGCACGACGAGCCGTTCGCCCGCCTCCTCACGCAGGGCATGGTGCTCAGAAACGGCGCCGTGATGTCGAAGTCGAAGGGCAACGTCGTCGATCCCGACGAGATGATCGCGAAGTTCGGCGCCGACGCCCTCCGCACCTACGTCATGTTCGTGGCGCCGCCCGAGAAGGAGGTCGAGTGGACCGACGCCGGCCTCGAGGGCAGCTACCGGTTCCTCGCGCGCGTGTGGCGGCTCGTCGAGCCGCTCTGCGAGACGCTCACCGCCGGGCAGCGCCCCGCCTGGGAGGCGCTGGCGCTCGACGCGCACGATCGCGCGCTGCGGCGGAAGACGCACGACACCGTCAGACGGATGAGCGCCGACCTCTACCCGCGCGTCCACCTGAACACCGCGGTGTCGGCGCTCATGGAGCTCGTCAACGAGCTGTACCTCTACTGCGACCGCGCCGGGTGCCTGCGCGCCGGGCGCCGGGCCGAGGCCGATGAGCCGCCGCTGACGATCGAGCGGACCGAGACGCGCGCCGTCGTCGGCGAGGCCGTCAGCGCGCTCGTCCGCATGCTCGCGCCGTTTGCGCCGCACATGGCCGAGGAGCTCTGGGAGCGGCTCGGGCACGACGCCGGCGTCACGTCGGCGGGCTGGCCCACCTTCGACGAGGCGGTCGCGCGCGCCGAGGAGGTCGAGATGGCCGTGCAGGTGAACGGCAAGGTCCGTGCGCGCCTCACCGTCGACGCCGACGCCCCGGATGCCGAGATCGAGGCGGCGGCCCTCGCGCACCCGTCGATTCAGGCGCACACCGCGGGCAAGACCCTCGTCCGTACCGTGGTCGTGCGCGGGCGCCTCGTGGGCATCGTGGTCAGGTAG
- a CDS encoding phage holin family protein, with amino-acid sequence MTRFLVHWAVVAIGLAVAARVVPGVHVESTGALLVGALVLGFVNAVVRPVLLVLTLPITVVTLGLFYFVVNGLAFMLAAAVTRGFTVASIWSAIGGAIVISLISWFIAQFAARE; translated from the coding sequence ATGACACGATTTCTGGTGCATTGGGCGGTCGTTGCGATCGGTCTCGCCGTGGCCGCCCGCGTGGTGCCCGGGGTGCACGTCGAGTCGACGGGAGCTCTGCTCGTCGGTGCCCTGGTGCTCGGGTTCGTCAACGCCGTCGTCCGGCCCGTCCTGCTCGTCCTCACGCTGCCGATCACGGTCGTGACGCTCGGCCTGTTCTACTTCGTCGTGAACGGGCTCGCCTTCATGCTGGCGGCGGCCGTGACCCGGGGGTTCACGGTGGCCTCGATCTGGTCGGCCATCGGGGGCGCCATCGTCATCAGCCTGATCTCGTGGTTCATCGCCCAGTTCGCTGCGAGAGAGTAG
- a CDS encoding type IV pilus twitching motility protein PilT gives MHINELLRTAIERRASDLHIKVGSYPMMRVDGTLIVCSEEKRLERDDTEAIARTMMSPAQFEKFRKMSEVDLAYSVPGLGRFRCNLFHQRGTIGLVVRIIPTVVPTVDELDLPPVLKRIASEERGLVLVTGTTGSGKSTTLAAMISHINHTRSTHIMTVEDPIEYLHRDHFSIVNQREVAVDTPSFAHALRSALRQDPDVILVGEMRDLETVETALLAAETGHLVFSTLHTLDAPESINRIVAVFPPHQQRQVRLQLASVLKAVISQRLMPRANGAGRIAAVEVMLATPFIRDCIIDKDKTHLILGAIAAGTSQYGMQTFDQAIFSLYERGTISFDDAVRYASNKDEFNLKVQGIASTSEIAREQMLRSATGEDADIIRFGG, from the coding sequence ATGCACATCAACGAACTGCTCCGCACCGCCATCGAGCGACGCGCCTCCGACCTGCACATCAAGGTGGGCAGTTACCCGATGATGCGCGTCGACGGCACGCTGATCGTCTGCAGCGAGGAGAAGCGCCTCGAGCGGGACGACACGGAGGCGATCGCCCGGACGATGATGTCGCCCGCCCAGTTCGAGAAGTTCCGGAAGATGAGCGAGGTCGACCTGGCCTACAGCGTGCCCGGGCTCGGCCGCTTCCGCTGCAACCTCTTCCACCAGCGCGGCACGATCGGTCTCGTCGTCCGCATCATCCCCACGGTGGTGCCGACGGTCGACGAGCTCGATCTGCCCCCCGTGCTGAAGCGCATCGCGTCGGAGGAGCGCGGTCTGGTGCTCGTCACCGGCACGACGGGCTCGGGCAAGAGCACGACGCTCGCCGCGATGATCAGCCACATCAACCACACGCGCTCGACCCACATCATGACGGTGGAGGACCCGATCGAGTACCTCCACCGCGACCACTTCTCCATCGTCAATCAGCGCGAGGTGGCGGTCGACACGCCGTCGTTCGCTCATGCGCTCCGCAGCGCGCTGCGGCAGGACCCCGACGTCATCCTCGTCGGGGAGATGCGCGACCTCGAGACGGTCGAGACGGCGCTGCTCGCCGCGGAGACCGGCCACCTCGTCTTCTCGACGCTGCACACGCTCGATGCGCCGGAGAGCATCAACCGCATCGTGGCGGTGTTCCCGCCGCACCAGCAGCGCCAGGTGCGTCTGCAGCTCGCCAGCGTCCTCAAGGCGGTGATCTCGCAGCGCCTCATGCCCCGCGCCAACGGCGCCGGGCGCATCGCGGCCGTCGAGGTGATGCTCGCCACGCCGTTCATCCGCGACTGCATCATCGACAAGGACAAGACGCACCTCATCCTCGGCGCGATCGCGGCGGGCACGTCGCAGTACGGCATGCAGACGTTCGACCAGGCCATCTTCTCGCTCTACGAGCGGGGGACGATCTCCTTCGACGACGCGGTCCGCTACGCCTCGAACAAGGACGAGTTCAACCTGAAGGTCCAGGGCATCGCCTCGACGTCGGAGATCGCCCGCGAGCAGATGCTCCGCTCCGCCACCGGAGAGGACGCCGACATCATCCGCTTCGGCGGGTAG
- a CDS encoding RecX family transcriptional regulator: protein MADAYSTGLRLLGRRELSTRQVRDRLARLGFAPPEVDGAVSRLTRAGALDDGRVARAFARTSAAVKGRGPDRVRRELALMGIPAELADVALTEVFGEVDEAALLRRALARKAPRGLGDARARRRVFAALVRQGFAPERVLAALRAHGVDDAIESD from the coding sequence GTGGCCGACGCGTACTCGACCGGCCTGCGACTGCTCGGGCGGCGCGAGCTGTCCACACGGCAGGTGCGCGACCGGCTGGCGCGTCTCGGGTTCGCTCCGCCAGAAGTCGACGGCGCCGTCTCCCGCCTGACCCGCGCCGGCGCGCTCGACGACGGCCGCGTCGCCCGCGCGTTCGCGCGGACGAGCGCCGCGGTGAAGGGCCGCGGACCCGACCGCGTACGACGTGAGCTGGCCCTGATGGGAATCCCGGCGGAGCTGGCCGACGTGGCCCTGACCGAGGTCTTCGGCGAGGTCGACGAGGCGGCGCTGCTTCGTCGCGCGCTCGCGCGAAAGGCCCCCCGCGGCCTCGGCGACGCGCGAGCGCGGCGGCGGGTCTTCGCCGCGCTCGTGCGCCAGGGGTTCGCCCCCGAGCGGGTGCTCGCCGCACTGCGCGCCCACGGGGTCGACGACGCCATCGAGTCGGACTAG
- the rpsT gene encoding 30S ribosomal protein S20 has translation MASHKSALKAHKQSLVRRAANRAYRSRLRTALKDIRTALTEGRADDVKASLSQTVSLIDKMAGKGIIHDNAAARYKSRIVRRYSALSTSPSA, from the coding sequence GTGGCCAGTCACAAGTCTGCCCTCAAGGCGCACAAGCAGAGCCTGGTTCGGCGCGCCGCGAACCGCGCCTACCGCAGCCGTCTTCGCACGGCCCTGAAAGACATCCGCACCGCCCTCACCGAGGGCCGCGCCGACGACGTGAAGGCGTCGTTGTCGCAGACCGTGTCGCTCATCGACAAGATGGCCGGCAAGGGCATCATTCACGACAACGCCGCCGCCCGCTACAAGTCGCGGATCGTCAGGCGCTACTCGGCCCTCTCGACCTCACCGTCGGCCTGA
- the alaS gene encoding alanine--tRNA ligase: MHSREIRRGFLDFFEQHGHRIVASSPLVPADDPTLLFTNAGMNQFKDLFLGKERRSYARAATSQKCMRVSGKHNDLDNVGPSLRHHTFFEMLGNFSFGDYFKTEAIEFAWRALTEVWALPADRLHATVFCGEHGVPRDAEAFDLWTRYLPTARIVELGSADNFWQMGETGPCGRCSEIHFHRPELPCPRPVCQGPACDCDRFVEIWNNVFMEFDRQSDGTLNPLPAPSIDTGMGLERLTAVIQGTLSNYDTDLFQPVLGEIGRLTGHRYGDDPRSDVSMRVVADHVRAMTFLVADGVVPSNEWRGYVLRKIMRRAMRHGKKLGATEPFLFRLVAVLAREMGDAYPELVSGQETIERTVRAEEDRFDAVLTSGLPRLEEALERAAAGTRVVAGDDVFRLYDSLGVPVDFVEDLASERGLAVDRAGFDRAMEGQREKARAASAFESKRGEQFTFASEQEGTRLLALDDRFDGYATTVVTGQPVVALFDDTQGQVDTLPEGATGFVLLPRTPFYVESGGQVSDTGTLHSDATGAVAHVVGMTRLSAGGPRVHRVVVASGSLRAGEIVAAEVDRNRRDATRRNHTATHLLHAALRRVLGPHVKQAGSLVAPDRLRFDFVHFSPISKEELAEIERIVNAEIYRNTPVETEVKATDEAIAAGAMALFGEKYGETVRVVSVASFSLELCGGTHCRATGDIGPFVVVAEGGIAAGTRRIEAVTGDGAVALIQARGATLARLLEAIGQPEDQAVDAIDRLHAEVKRLGRDVADLKVKLAMGGGAAAQDDALDVEGVRLVARRVDGLDKHALRTLADSLRSKLGSGVVVLASAGDGKVTLVVGVTKDLVDRVPAGRVVRDLAPIVGGRGGGRADFAEAGGRDAMRIGDVLAASREVVADLLKGAMRDGRA; the protein is encoded by the coding sequence ATGCACTCTCGCGAGATTCGGCGCGGTTTCCTCGACTTCTTCGAACAGCACGGCCACCGCATCGTCGCCAGCTCACCGCTCGTCCCCGCCGACGACCCGACGCTGCTCTTCACGAACGCCGGGATGAACCAGTTCAAGGACCTGTTCCTCGGCAAGGAGCGGCGGAGCTACGCGAGGGCCGCGACCTCGCAGAAGTGCATGCGCGTCAGCGGGAAGCACAACGACCTCGACAACGTCGGGCCGTCGCTGCGCCACCACACCTTCTTCGAGATGCTCGGGAACTTCTCGTTCGGCGACTACTTCAAGACCGAGGCCATCGAGTTCGCCTGGCGCGCGCTCACCGAGGTCTGGGCGCTTCCGGCCGATCGCCTGCACGCCACCGTCTTCTGCGGCGAGCACGGCGTCCCGCGTGACGCCGAGGCCTTCGACCTGTGGACGCGTTACCTGCCGACGGCACGCATCGTGGAGCTCGGCAGCGCCGACAACTTCTGGCAGATGGGCGAGACAGGACCGTGCGGACGCTGCTCCGAGATCCACTTCCACCGGCCAGAGCTGCCCTGCCCGCGCCCCGTGTGCCAGGGGCCCGCCTGCGATTGCGACCGCTTCGTCGAGATCTGGAACAACGTCTTCATGGAGTTCGATCGGCAGAGCGACGGCACGCTGAACCCCCTGCCGGCGCCGTCGATCGACACCGGCATGGGGCTCGAGCGCCTCACGGCGGTCATTCAGGGCACGCTGTCGAACTACGACACCGACCTGTTCCAGCCCGTCCTCGGCGAGATCGGCCGCCTCACCGGACACCGGTACGGCGACGACCCGCGGTCGGACGTCTCGATGCGGGTCGTCGCCGACCACGTGCGCGCCATGACGTTCCTCGTCGCCGACGGCGTGGTGCCCTCGAACGAGTGGCGCGGCTACGTGCTCAGGAAGATCATGCGGCGCGCCATGCGCCATGGGAAGAAGCTCGGCGCGACCGAGCCGTTCCTCTTCCGGCTCGTGGCCGTCCTCGCGCGCGAGATGGGCGATGCCTATCCCGAGCTCGTCTCGGGACAGGAGACGATCGAGCGGACGGTCCGGGCCGAGGAGGACCGGTTCGACGCCGTGCTCACGTCAGGACTGCCGCGACTCGAGGAGGCGCTCGAACGCGCGGCGGCCGGCACTCGCGTCGTGGCCGGCGACGACGTGTTCAGGCTCTACGACTCGCTCGGCGTCCCGGTCGACTTCGTCGAGGACCTCGCGAGCGAGCGCGGCCTCGCCGTCGATCGCGCCGGCTTCGACCGGGCCATGGAGGGACAGCGCGAGAAGGCCAGGGCCGCCAGCGCGTTCGAGTCGAAGCGCGGCGAGCAGTTCACGTTCGCGTCGGAGCAGGAGGGCACGCGTCTGCTCGCACTCGACGATCGGTTCGACGGGTACGCGACGACCGTGGTGACGGGGCAGCCGGTCGTCGCCCTGTTCGACGACACGCAGGGCCAGGTCGACACGCTGCCGGAAGGCGCCACAGGTTTCGTGCTGCTGCCGCGCACGCCGTTCTACGTCGAGTCGGGCGGGCAGGTCTCGGACACGGGAACCCTCCACTCCGACGCCACGGGCGCGGTCGCCCACGTCGTCGGCATGACGCGCCTCTCGGCAGGCGGTCCGCGCGTGCATCGCGTGGTGGTCGCCAGCGGGTCGCTGCGCGCAGGCGAGATCGTGGCGGCCGAGGTCGACCGCAATCGTCGCGACGCCACGCGGCGCAACCACACCGCCACGCACCTGCTGCACGCCGCCCTGCGACGCGTGCTCGGACCGCACGTGAAACAGGCGGGGTCGCTCGTGGCGCCCGACCGGCTGCGGTTCGACTTCGTCCACTTCTCGCCCATCTCGAAGGAGGAGCTCGCCGAGATCGAGCGCATCGTCAACGCCGAGATCTACCGCAACACGCCCGTCGAGACCGAGGTCAAGGCGACCGACGAAGCCATCGCGGCAGGCGCCATGGCGCTCTTCGGCGAGAAGTACGGCGAGACGGTCCGCGTCGTGTCGGTGGCGTCCTTCAGCCTCGAGCTCTGCGGCGGCACGCATTGTCGCGCCACGGGCGACATCGGCCCCTTCGTCGTCGTCGCCGAGGGCGGCATCGCCGCCGGCACGCGGCGGATCGAGGCCGTGACCGGCGACGGGGCGGTGGCCCTGATTCAGGCGCGCGGCGCGACGCTCGCCCGGCTGCTCGAGGCGATCGGCCAGCCGGAGGATCAGGCCGTCGACGCCATCGATCGACTGCACGCCGAGGTGAAACGGCTCGGGCGCGACGTCGCGGACCTCAAGGTGAAGCTCGCGATGGGCGGCGGTGCGGCCGCTCAGGACGATGCGCTGGACGTCGAAGGCGTCCGTCTCGTCGCGCGGCGCGTCGACGGCCTCGACAAGCACGCGCTGCGCACGCTCGCCGACTCGCTGCGGTCGAAGCTCGGCAGTGGGGTCGTCGTGCTGGCGTCAGCCGGCGACGGCAAGGTGACACTGGTCGTCGGCGTCACGAAGGACCTGGTCGATCGCGTTCCGGCGGGCCGCGTCGTGAGGGACCTCGCGCCGATCGTCGGTGGACGTGGCGGCGGGCGCGCAGATTTTGCCGAGGCCGGCGGGCGCGACGCGATGAGAATCGGCGACGTCCTCGCCGCGAGCCGCGAGGTGGTCGCGGACCTGCTCAAGGGAGCGATGCGCGACGGTCGCGCGTAG
- a CDS encoding RNA-binding S4 domain-containing protein, with protein sequence MSEPPAPRVRLDVWLDVVCLFRTRSEAQKACQAGRVEVGGQRAKPHRELRIDDRLTIHRPMGRRQQLVVKGLAERHLPKAEARKLYEDVTPAPTPEEAALRQMAALARPLRPAAAPGSRERRTLRRLKEEWGD encoded by the coding sequence GTGTCCGAACCTCCCGCGCCTCGCGTGCGGCTCGACGTGTGGCTCGACGTCGTGTGCCTGTTTCGCACCCGCTCCGAGGCCCAGAAAGCCTGTCAGGCCGGCCGTGTGGAGGTCGGCGGGCAGCGGGCCAAACCGCACCGGGAGCTCAGGATCGACGACCGGCTGACCATCCACCGCCCGATGGGCCGTCGCCAGCAGCTCGTCGTGAAGGGCCTCGCCGAGCGCCACCTCCCCAAGGCCGAGGCCCGGAAGCTCTACGAGGACGTCACGCCGGCGCCCACGCCCGAGGAGGCCGCGCTCCGCCAGATGGCCGCGCTCGCGCGGCCGCTGCGGCCTGCCGCGGCCCCGGGATCGCGCGAGCGACGCACCCTGCGGCGTCTCAAGGAGGAGTGGGGCGACTGA
- a CDS encoding TerB family tellurite resistance protein: MSILDWLGIRRGPGPAVPTETEVVRRITTALNEMEPDRARYLAAFAYLLGRVAHADQQVTDAETRTMERIVMEEGGLPEAQAIIVVQIAKAESFLFGGSEDFNVTQEFREVATDEQKRSLLRCLFAVSASDDAVVTAEDNEIRRISMELKIPHQEFIEARSAWREQLRAVRDVRDPVQGV, translated from the coding sequence ATGTCCATCCTCGACTGGCTCGGCATTCGGCGCGGTCCTGGTCCAGCGGTTCCCACCGAAACCGAGGTCGTGCGCCGCATCACCACGGCGCTCAACGAAATGGAGCCCGACCGGGCGCGGTACCTTGCCGCCTTCGCCTACCTCCTCGGCCGCGTGGCCCACGCCGACCAGCAGGTGACGGACGCCGAGACCCGGACGATGGAGCGCATTGTCATGGAGGAGGGCGGTCTGCCAGAAGCTCAGGCCATCATCGTCGTGCAGATTGCGAAGGCCGAGAGCTTCCTGTTCGGCGGCAGCGAGGACTTCAACGTCACCCAGGAATTCCGCGAGGTGGCCACCGACGAGCAGAAACGGTCGTTGCTCAGGTGCCTGTTCGCGGTGTCGGCGTCGGACGACGCGGTCGTGACCGCCGAGGACAACGAGATCCGTCGCATCTCGATGGAGCTGAAGATTCCCCACCAGGAGTTCATCGAGGCCCGGTCGGCCTGGCGCGAGCAGCTCCGCGCGGTGCGAGACGTGCGCGATCCCGTCCAGGGGGTCTAG
- a CDS encoding lytic transglycosylase domain-containing protein, which translates to MPPSPYRRVRPFVLLPVLVGLALVPSPAEAQIYVARDANGTLVLSDRPLGPNARTYPVPGTASIVTTQPPAPTGRSAAAYDDLIETHALAQRVRPELVRAVIQVESAFNPFARSHKGAMGLMQLMPGTARELGVANPYDAADNIRGGVTYLRTLIDRFEGNEELALAAYNAGPGAVERYGLRIPPYRETRDYVRRVRTRTDLEDAPARTAIYKTMEVVDGRLVPRYTDRRPASGPYEVVTRGR; encoded by the coding sequence ATGCCGCCGAGCCCATACCGCCGCGTCCGCCCGTTCGTCCTGCTGCCGGTCCTGGTGGGGCTGGCGCTCGTTCCGTCACCAGCCGAGGCGCAGATCTACGTCGCCCGCGACGCCAACGGCACGCTCGTGCTGTCGGATCGACCGCTCGGCCCCAACGCCCGCACGTACCCCGTTCCGGGTACCGCCTCGATCGTCACGACGCAGCCGCCCGCGCCCACGGGCCGGTCGGCGGCCGCCTACGACGACCTGATCGAGACGCACGCGCTGGCCCAGCGCGTGCGGCCCGAGCTCGTTCGGGCAGTCATCCAGGTCGAATCGGCCTTCAACCCGTTCGCCCGGTCGCACAAGGGCGCCATGGGCCTGATGCAGCTGATGCCGGGTACGGCGCGTGAGCTCGGCGTGGCCAACCCCTACGATGCCGCCGACAACATCCGCGGCGGCGTCACCTACCTGCGCACGCTGATCGACCGCTTCGAGGGCAACGAGGAACTGGCGCTCGCCGCCTACAACGCGGGGCCCGGGGCGGTGGAGCGGTACGGGCTGAGGATTCCCCCCTACCGCGAGACGCGCGACTACGTGCGGCGCGTGCGCACGCGGACCGACCTCGAAGATGCGCCCGCCAGAACCGCGATCTACAAGACCATGGAGGTCGTCGACGGTCGGCTGGTTCCTCGGTACACCGACAGGCGGCCCGCATCGGGGCCGTACGAGGTCGTCACGCGCGGCCGCTGA